A stretch of the Sulfurospirillum sp. UCH001 genome encodes the following:
- a CDS encoding ATP-dependent helicase — translation MQDLTMLNESQQDAVKCVDGPVLILAGAGSGKTKTITSRLAYLLSLGIPPANTLTLTFTNKAASEMRERAMTMIEEHNYPPLLCTFHKFGLLFLKFHIEKIGRKNSFVVIDTDDKKRILKSFNTSTELPTGMISSEISRYKTSLIDPKVAWEKAEQKSYQVIAKLYEQYEDYLAANNLVDFDDLLVLPYKILESDDALCEEVSRRYQYIMVDEYQDTNELQYKLLRKLCHTHSNLCVVGDDDQSIYGWRGANIKNILEFHESFDDVKIVKLEKNYRSTTQILKAANDLIEHNRGRIGKVLESTKGEGKAIEVMESHDENQEALSIAKRIKKLILSGVNPHEIAVLYRINALSRSLEEGLNKEQVPYNMVGGVKFYERAEVKDVISYLRVIANPHDDFSIKRIINRPKRGLGKVTIERIFKAAYDAHQSIYEYITQNEVMIEKEATKKAALALKEFVQNIAHMQSIQQNSTYDMIDAIEEAFSIKEYYNNQPDSLERLSNIDEFYGLFRDYVKQNPQMGVDDFLNELALQSDQDQIDSENISIMSIHASKGLEFEYLFVIGMEEGFFPLIGDGSDIEEERRLGYVAITRAKKELTLSFSGSRFYKGRRTELTKSRFLKEAGVCEGSLILEKTTSFKKGDLVKHKIFGIGRVTEVSKVGREFKLQINFSGTRRDILASFVEKI, via the coding sequence ATGCAAGATTTAACGATGTTGAATGAATCACAACAAGATGCGGTAAAATGTGTAGATGGACCTGTGCTTATCTTAGCAGGTGCAGGTAGCGGAAAGACCAAAACGATTACGTCACGTTTAGCGTACCTTCTTTCTTTAGGCATTCCTCCTGCCAATACATTGACGCTTACGTTTACCAACAAAGCTGCAAGTGAGATGCGAGAGCGTGCGATGACGATGATCGAAGAGCACAATTATCCGCCACTTCTGTGTACATTTCATAAATTCGGTCTGCTTTTTTTGAAATTTCATATTGAAAAAATAGGACGTAAAAATAGTTTTGTCGTCATCGATACCGATGATAAAAAGCGTATTTTAAAAAGTTTCAATACCAGTACGGAACTTCCAACAGGCATGATTTCTAGTGAAATCTCTCGCTATAAAACATCATTGATTGATCCTAAAGTGGCATGGGAAAAAGCAGAGCAGAAAAGTTATCAAGTCATTGCGAAGCTATACGAGCAATACGAAGACTATTTAGCTGCAAATAATCTTGTAGATTTTGATGACCTTTTGGTCCTTCCATACAAAATCCTAGAAAGTGATGATGCCCTATGTGAAGAGGTGAGCCGTCGTTACCAGTATATCATGGTAGATGAGTATCAAGATACCAATGAACTCCAATATAAACTCCTTCGAAAACTCTGCCATACACACAGCAATCTTTGTGTGGTAGGTGATGATGACCAAAGCATTTATGGCTGGCGTGGAGCGAATATTAAAAACATTTTGGAATTCCATGAGTCGTTTGATGATGTAAAGATTGTGAAATTAGAGAAGAATTATCGCTCTACCACACAAATTCTCAAAGCTGCCAATGATCTCATTGAACACAATCGCGGACGTATCGGAAAGGTTCTTGAGAGTACCAAAGGTGAGGGCAAAGCGATAGAGGTCATGGAATCTCATGATGAAAACCAAGAAGCACTTTCCATCGCAAAACGCATTAAAAAGCTCATCTTGAGTGGCGTCAATCCTCATGAAATCGCTGTGTTATACCGCATTAATGCACTGAGCCGTTCTTTGGAAGAAGGACTTAACAAAGAGCAAGTCCCTTACAACATGGTAGGTGGTGTAAAGTTTTATGAGCGTGCAGAGGTTAAAGATGTTATCAGTTATCTTCGTGTGATTGCTAATCCTCATGATGACTTTTCAATCAAACGCATTATCAATCGCCCTAAAAGAGGGCTTGGTAAAGTGACCATCGAGCGTATCTTTAAAGCAGCGTATGATGCACATCAGTCTATTTATGAGTACATTACACAAAATGAAGTTATGATTGAAAAGGAAGCGACAAAAAAAGCGGCTTTAGCCCTTAAAGAGTTTGTTCAAAATATCGCGCATATGCAAAGCATTCAACAAAACTCAACGTACGATATGATCGATGCGATTGAAGAGGCCTTTTCTATTAAAGAGTACTATAACAATCAACCAGACTCCCTTGAACGTCTCTCGAATATCGATGAGTTTTATGGACTTTTCCGTGATTACGTCAAACAAAACCCGCAAATGGGCGTGGATGACTTTTTAAATGAACTGGCACTTCAAAGCGATCAAGACCAAATTGACAGTGAAAATATCTCTATTATGAGTATCCACGCGAGCAAAGGTTTGGAGTTTGAATATCTTTTTGTCATTGGTATGGAAGAGGGCTTTTTCCCGCTTATTGGAGATGGTAGCGACATCGAGGAAGAGCGTCGTCTAGGTTATGTCGCCATTACGCGTGCAAAAAAAGAGCTCACCCTTAGTTTCTCAGGGAGTCGTTTTTATAAAGGACGAAGAACAGAACTTACAAAGAGTCGTTTTCTCAAAGAAGCTGGCGTATGTGAGGGAAGTCTTATTTTAGAGAAGACAACATCATTTAAAAAAGGTGATCTTGTCAAACATAAGATTTTTGGTATTGGCCGTGTGACAGAAGTGAGTAAAGTAGGGCGTGAATTTAAACTGCAGATTAACTTTAGTGGCACAAGAAGAGATATCTTGGCGTCATTTGTGGAGAAGATCTAG
- the clpS gene encoding ATP-dependent Clp protease adapter ClpS has protein sequence MHRLEGDFQNETIDAIEIKEPRMYKVLLLNDDYSSMEFVIKVLMQIFHHSFEKATEIMLSVHEQGKGLCGVYTYEIAETKVAHVRKMAKEEKFPLRAIMEEE, from the coding sequence ATGCACCGCTTAGAAGGAGATTTTCAAAACGAAACGATTGATGCTATAGAGATCAAAGAGCCAAGAATGTATAAGGTTTTGTTGCTCAATGATGATTATAGCAGTATGGAATTTGTCATTAAAGTTTTAATGCAAATCTTTCATCATAGTTTTGAAAAAGCAACTGAAATTATGCTCAGCGTTCATGAACAAGGAAAAGGTCTTTGTGGTGTTTATACCTATGAAATTGCTGAGACAAAAGTAGCGCATGTACGAAAAATGGCAAAAGAGGAAAAATTTCCACTTCGTGCTATTATGGAAGAAGAATGA
- a CDS encoding 4-(cytidine 5'-diphospho)-2-C-methyl-D-erythritol kinase: MHYKAYAKVNIFLKIVGTRGNYHELVSRFMIVPSLFDTLSFVPKKSKEAFELVGDFNCALEHNTLYRTFMVLKSHGFAKEVERVMGMYALQVSKNIPTGSGLGGGSSDSATFLKMLNDVGNLGLSLEEMMKLGSEVGADVPFFASGYESANVSGIGEIVEKYDEAALDIEVFTPPLACNTAMVYKTYREYFLQSMDQALASKMVTLKSVELLSHFSKEELNDLFPACLKAYPELGIYAKEGWFFSGSGSSFFRLAHKVKNG, translated from the coding sequence ATGCACTATAAAGCCTATGCTAAAGTCAATATTTTTTTAAAAATCGTAGGAACACGTGGTAATTACCATGAGCTTGTTTCTCGTTTTATGATAGTTCCATCTTTGTTTGATACGCTTTCTTTTGTTCCCAAAAAGAGCAAAGAAGCCTTTGAATTGGTGGGTGATTTTAATTGTGCATTAGAGCATAATACCTTGTATCGTACATTTATGGTGCTTAAATCGCATGGTTTTGCCAAAGAGGTTGAACGTGTTATGGGTATGTATGCGCTTCAGGTCAGTAAAAACATTCCTACAGGTTCTGGACTTGGTGGTGGAAGTAGCGATAGTGCAACGTTTTTAAAAATGCTCAATGATGTAGGTAATTTAGGACTCAGCCTAGAAGAGATGATGAAGCTTGGCAGTGAAGTAGGTGCAGACGTACCATTTTTTGCTTCAGGATATGAGAGTGCCAATGTGAGTGGCATCGGTGAAATTGTGGAAAAATACGATGAAGCTGCACTTGATATAGAAGTATTTACCCCTCCACTTGCCTGCAATACGGCGATGGTGTATAAAACGTATAGGGAATATTTCTTGCAATCCATGGATCAAGCGTTAGCATCGAAAATGGTGACATTGAAGAGTGTAGAGCTTCTCAGCCATTTTAGTAAAGAAGAACTTAATGATCTGTTCCCCGCATGTCTAAAAGCTTACCCAGAGCTTGGCATTTATGCTAAAGAGGGGTGGTTTTTTAGTGGCAGCGGAAGCAGTTTTTTTAGATTAGCGCATAAGGTAAAGAATGGGTGA
- a CDS encoding LysR family transcriptional regulator, producing the protein MLKDFSKVETFLTVVREKSFSKASKKLGISQPAVTQQIKLLEEYLDIQIVDRKKNGIKLTTAGEELYKVALKLEKHLLAAEREMLRLVNKEVIFVLGASPVIGNYILPDFLNDIQEAIKNNVMLKVEDAAEITEKLLDKKVDLALIEAPIFQEGIIYREWLEDELVITSRSPLPKIVKKEDLLSYNWICREEESNTRKIIHETFEKMDVDCKSFKVKSIVTSSTAVKHTLMKANIEDTPTVSILSKHIIAEEIEKGILYTTKMKGLKLTRMLYLCYIKDRKHDALIDNVINYIMSKQDIKA; encoded by the coding sequence ATGCTTAAAGATTTCTCAAAAGTAGAAACCTTTTTAACCGTTGTGCGTGAAAAAAGCTTCTCAAAAGCCTCAAAGAAGCTTGGTATCAGCCAGCCTGCTGTTACACAACAGATCAAGCTTTTAGAAGAGTATTTGGACATTCAAATTGTTGATCGTAAAAAAAATGGCATTAAACTGACCACCGCAGGCGAGGAGCTATATAAAGTAGCTTTAAAGCTTGAAAAGCACCTTTTAGCAGCTGAGAGAGAAATGCTTCGTTTGGTCAACAAAGAGGTTATTTTTGTTCTTGGAGCATCACCTGTTATTGGAAACTACATCTTGCCAGATTTTCTTAACGATATACAAGAAGCAATCAAAAATAATGTCATGCTCAAAGTTGAGGATGCCGCTGAAATTACTGAAAAACTTCTCGATAAAAAAGTCGATTTAGCACTGATTGAAGCACCTATTTTCCAAGAAGGCATTATTTACCGTGAATGGCTTGAAGATGAGCTCGTCATCACCTCTCGCTCACCACTTCCAAAAATTGTTAAAAAAGAGGATTTACTTTCTTACAATTGGATTTGTCGTGAGGAAGAGTCCAATACCCGTAAAATCATTCATGAAACGTTTGAAAAAATGGATGTAGATTGTAAAAGCTTTAAAGTTAAAAGTATCGTTACCAGCTCTACAGCAGTAAAACATACGCTGATGAAGGCAAATATTGAAGATACCCCTACGGTTTCGATTCTCTCCAAACATATTATTGCTGAAGAGATCGAAAAAGGGATTTTATATACAACAAAAATGAAAGGCTTAAAACTAACACGTATGCTTTATCTTTGCTACATCAAAGATAGAAAACATGATGCGCTCATTGACAATGTTATTAACTACATCATGAGCAAACAAGACATTAAAGCGTAA
- the truB gene encoding tRNA pseudouridine(55) synthase TruB (catalyzes isomerization of specific uridines in RNA to pseudouridine; responsible for residues in T loops of many tRNAs), producing the protein MVCNHFLSRIKRRYNVKKAGFSGTLDPFAQGVLIVAFGQFPKLFRFLKKAPKTYRATLWIGASSPTLDIEKVDNVEVMLPFHPDSVNFVLQSMIGEKTYLPPKYSAKKVDGARAYDLARADKEFELKAITSTIYDCHLVHYRPPFLTFEITISEGGYVRSIGALIAERFGFRGCLSALERLNEGSFIYENEKALNPLEYLDLPQNAYLKDPQDILLGRKLSVENFEKQEEGIYQIVIDEVLSVVEISANGVEYLLNSLSLKA; encoded by the coding sequence ATGGTGTGTAACCATTTTTTAAGCCGTATTAAAAGACGTTACAATGTAAAAAAAGCGGGTTTTTCAGGTACACTGGACCCTTTTGCGCAGGGTGTTTTGATCGTTGCCTTTGGACAGTTTCCAAAATTGTTTCGTTTTTTGAAAAAAGCACCAAAGACCTATCGTGCGACCCTATGGATAGGTGCGTCAAGCCCAACATTAGATATCGAAAAAGTCGATAACGTTGAAGTGATGTTGCCATTTCATCCTGATTCTGTCAATTTTGTGTTGCAAAGTATGATTGGTGAAAAAACTTATTTGCCTCCTAAATATTCAGCCAAGAAAGTTGATGGAGCACGTGCCTACGACCTTGCTCGCGCCGATAAAGAGTTTGAGTTAAAAGCCATTACCAGTACGATTTACGACTGCCATTTAGTGCATTATAGGCCCCCTTTTTTAACATTTGAAATTACGATTTCTGAAGGTGGCTATGTAAGAAGTATCGGTGCTTTAATTGCAGAGAGATTCGGATTTAGAGGGTGTTTAAGTGCGCTGGAACGCCTCAATGAAGGAAGTTTTATCTATGAGAATGAAAAAGCACTCAATCCACTAGAGTATCTAGATCTTCCACAAAATGCTTATCTGAAAGATCCACAAGATATTCTTTTAGGTCGCAAACTCAGTGTAGAAAATTTTGAAAAACAAGAAGAGGGTATTTATCAGATTGTTATCGATGAGGTACTCAGCGTTGTGGAAATCAGCGCAAATGGAGTAGAATATCTTCTAAATTCACTATCGCTAAAGGCGTAA
- a CDS encoding TlpA disulfide reductase family protein — translation MKKLISLIAVVTLLLFLGCGSESSSVPAVKETYKEGDKVEIKSVSGAKLTLLRKNGGFVLEDDENKVVLIDIFGTFCVPCQEEAPSLMDFQLQNSDDVMLIGLNYFEEVSDEYVVENFAAKYNAYYFITNSPKNKKIVETIVQDIAYKGTLQVPFKVVLKDGKYQKVTDIYNPSNVENKFYIGKVGLDIIQKDIDKLTAK, via the coding sequence ATGAAAAAATTAATCAGTTTAATCGCAGTTGTGACATTGCTCTTGTTTTTAGGATGTGGTTCGGAATCATCGAGCGTTCCGGCGGTCAAAGAAACCTATAAAGAGGGTGATAAAGTTGAGATTAAAAGTGTCTCAGGTGCCAAGCTAACATTGCTTCGTAAAAATGGTGGTTTTGTACTTGAAGATGATGAAAACAAAGTTGTTTTAATCGATATTTTCGGCACATTTTGTGTTCCATGTCAAGAAGAAGCACCTTCTTTAATGGATTTTCAACTTCAAAACAGCGATGATGTTATGTTAATCGGATTGAATTATTTTGAAGAAGTAAGTGATGAATATGTGGTTGAAAATTTTGCTGCAAAATACAATGCGTATTATTTCATAACCAATTCACCAAAAAATAAAAAAATCGTAGAAACAATTGTTCAAGACATTGCCTATAAAGGAACATTGCAAGTACCTTTTAAAGTCGTGTTGAAAGATGGTAAATACCAAAAAGTAACCGACATTTACAATCCGTCAAATGTTGAAAATAAGTTTTATATCGGAAAAGTAGGTTTGGATATTATCCAAAAAGATATTGACAAACTGACAGCAAAATAG
- the smpB gene encoding SsrA-binding protein SmpB, translating to MGEAVARNKKAFHDYEILEKLEAGIVLQGSEVKAIRQGRVNLKDSFVKIIKGEAFLLNAHISHLSTANLHYAPNERAPRKLLLHMKQLRKWDMKVAKDGLTIVPLAIYFNAKNLAKVEIALARGKNIHDKRESLKEKDAQREAKTAMKNHAYKE from the coding sequence ATGGGTGAAGCTGTTGCACGCAATAAAAAAGCGTTCCATGACTATGAAATTTTAGAAAAGCTAGAAGCAGGAATTGTACTTCAAGGCAGTGAAGTAAAAGCAATTCGCCAAGGAAGAGTCAATCTTAAAGATTCGTTTGTAAAGATTATCAAGGGAGAGGCATTTTTGCTTAATGCGCATATTTCGCATCTTTCAACGGCAAATTTGCACTATGCTCCTAATGAAAGAGCTCCAAGAAAGTTGCTTTTGCATATGAAACAGTTACGCAAATGGGATATGAAAGTCGCAAAAGATGGACTGACTATCGTGCCGCTTGCTATTTATTTCAATGCAAAAAACCTTGCAAAGGTAGAGATTGCTTTAGCACGTGGTAAAAATATTCATGATAAGCGTGAGAGCTTAAAAGAAAAAGATGCTCAAAGAGAAGCTAAAACAGCTATGAAAAATCATGCTTACAAAGAGTAG
- the csrA gene encoding carbon storage regulator CsrA, producing MLILTRKIGEGVVLNENITVRVVEISKGVVKLGFDAPKDMLILREELERAIKEANIEASKSVSHDALLDLSKKFK from the coding sequence ATGTTAATACTCACACGAAAAATCGGAGAGGGTGTTGTTTTAAATGAAAATATTACGGTGCGTGTTGTCGAAATTTCCAAAGGCGTTGTCAAACTTGGTTTTGATGCACCCAAGGATATGTTGATTTTAAGAGAAGAGCTTGAGAGGGCGATTAAAGAAGCCAACATTGAAGCAAGTAAAAGTGTTAGCCATGATGCACTTTTAGATTTAAGTAAGAAGTTCAAATAA
- the clpA gene encoding ATP-dependent Clp protease ATP-binding subunit ClpA yields MVSQELNYVFNDAIAFVRKHRYEYITVDHLFFALLNNEHVTELLINCGLSITFLQRSMEKYFVANPQVVPSDENYEPLETVALSRVVESMMLHVKSAGKSEASVFDLLIAMMDESNAFCVSLLLQQGVDKLLIVEEVTAMSAPQHKEQSLNEQQENALAKYTLDLIALAKQKQIDPLIGRADEVKRVMQVLCRRKKNNPLLVGEPGVGKTAIVEGLAAKISEGAVPEILKETPVYALDMGSLLSGTKYRGDFEKRLKEILTELEAKKGAILFIDEIHTIVGAGATSGGSMDLSNLLKPALASGKIRCIGATTYGEFRNFFDKDKALSRRFAKIDVLEPSIEDSFLILKGLKGSYEKHHGVKYPTEVIRASVELAKKYISDKFLPDSAIDLIDEVGASFHLDKKRKKVVELSDIEAVLSRIANIPSRSVTKDEGEVMQHLEAHLKSKIFGQDAAIEALVKAIKRSRAGLGHPTSPIGSFLFAGPTGVGKTEVAKQLAYELGVHFERYDMSEYMEKHTVSRLIGAPPGYVGYDEGGQLSEAIKKHPYSVLLLDEIEKAYPDMLNILLQIFDSATLTDNNGTKIDFRNVIIIMTSNLGTKEAPTMGFTKNETSRTDHAIKEFFSPEFRNRLDEVIHFAPLSESVMINVVEKLLNELTEQLKDKKVEIVATLAAKKQLASEGYSKEMGARVMRRVIQEKIKTPLAEEVLFGKLKNGGVCKIDYKSKKLVFEYSGGN; encoded by the coding sequence ATGGTTAGTCAAGAACTCAATTATGTTTTTAATGATGCGATTGCATTTGTCAGAAAACATCGCTACGAATACATCACTGTGGACCATCTCTTCTTTGCATTACTGAACAATGAACATGTGACTGAACTCCTTATCAATTGTGGATTAAGCATTACATTTTTGCAACGCTCGATGGAAAAGTATTTTGTGGCAAATCCTCAAGTTGTTCCTAGTGATGAAAATTATGAGCCGTTAGAGACCGTAGCACTGTCTCGCGTGGTCGAATCTATGATGTTACATGTCAAAAGTGCAGGAAAATCAGAAGCAAGTGTGTTTGATCTTCTAATCGCTATGATGGATGAAAGTAATGCTTTTTGTGTTTCCCTTTTATTGCAACAAGGCGTTGATAAACTGTTGATTGTTGAAGAAGTCACTGCTATGAGTGCCCCACAACATAAAGAGCAAAGCCTAAATGAGCAACAAGAGAATGCCCTTGCAAAATATACCCTTGATTTAATCGCCCTTGCCAAACAAAAGCAGATAGACCCGTTGATTGGGCGTGCTGATGAAGTTAAACGTGTGATGCAAGTATTGTGTCGCAGAAAGAAAAACAATCCTCTGCTTGTGGGTGAACCCGGTGTTGGTAAAACAGCTATTGTCGAAGGTTTGGCTGCAAAAATTAGCGAAGGTGCTGTGCCTGAAATCTTAAAAGAAACACCGGTGTATGCCCTAGATATGGGCTCTTTACTTTCTGGTACCAAATACCGTGGTGATTTTGAAAAACGCCTCAAAGAGATTTTAACAGAGTTAGAAGCTAAAAAAGGTGCGATCTTATTTATCGATGAGATTCATACCATTGTAGGAGCAGGAGCAACAAGTGGTGGCTCGATGGATCTTTCTAACTTGCTTAAGCCAGCATTAGCGTCTGGAAAAATTCGCTGCATTGGTGCAACAACGTACGGAGAGTTTCGTAATTTCTTCGATAAAGACAAAGCGCTCAGCCGTCGTTTTGCCAAAATTGATGTGTTAGAACCAAGCATTGAAGACTCCTTCTTAATTCTGAAAGGACTTAAGGGAAGTTATGAAAAACATCATGGTGTTAAGTACCCGACTGAAGTTATTAGGGCTTCTGTAGAGCTTGCCAAAAAATATATTAGCGATAAGTTCTTACCAGACTCTGCGATTGATCTTATCGATGAAGTGGGTGCGTCGTTTCATTTGGATAAAAAACGTAAAAAAGTCGTGGAACTCAGCGACATAGAAGCCGTTCTTTCTCGCATTGCAAACATCCCAAGCCGTAGCGTTACCAAAGATGAAGGCGAAGTGATGCAGCACTTAGAAGCGCATCTAAAATCGAAAATTTTTGGACAAGATGCTGCCATTGAAGCGCTCGTGAAGGCGATCAAACGCAGTCGTGCAGGGCTTGGTCATCCAACCTCTCCAATAGGTTCTTTCTTGTTTGCAGGACCGACTGGTGTAGGTAAAACGGAAGTTGCAAAACAACTAGCTTATGAGTTAGGTGTGCATTTCGAACGCTATGATATGAGCGAATATATGGAAAAGCATACGGTTAGTCGTCTCATTGGAGCACCTCCTGGTTATGTGGGGTATGATGAGGGTGGACAGCTAAGCGAAGCGATCAAAAAGCATCCATACAGCGTTCTTTTGTTAGATGAGATTGAAAAAGCATATCCTGATATGCTCAATATCTTGCTCCAAATTTTTGATAGCGCAACGTTAACCGATAACAATGGCACAAAGATTGATTTTCGTAATGTCATCATCATCATGACATCCAATCTTGGAACAAAAGAAGCCCCAACCATGGGCTTTACAAAAAATGAGACTAGCAGAACAGATCATGCGATTAAAGAGTTCTTCTCGCCTGAGTTTAGAAATCGTTTAGATGAAGTGATTCATTTCGCGCCGCTTTCTGAGTCTGTGATGATCAATGTTGTGGAAAAACTGTTAAATGAACTCACTGAGCAACTCAAAGATAAAAAAGTAGAGATTGTAGCGACACTCGCAGCAAAAAAACAACTTGCAAGCGAAGGTTACAGTAAAGAGATGGGTGCACGTGTTATGCGTCGTGTTATCCAAGAAAAAATTAAAACACCACTTGCCGAAGAGGTTCTATTTGGCAAACTCAAAAACGGTGGTGTCTGTAAAATAGATTATAAATCTAAAAAATTGGTATTCGAATACAGCGGTGGCAACTAA
- a CDS encoding M3 family oligoendopeptidase, protein MLNWDLSSLYENEALLEADLKDAAARAKSFESVYKGKLKELHVNEFLESIREYEAINEKLGRIMTYAFLKFATNSDNGGFYAKYQQAHTNIAENLLFFELEFNKLSKPKQEEFIASSSMYKYYLESLMEEKPYQLSQKEERILLKKEMTSASAFSRLFDEHFSRMKFVYEGQKLSEEEILSKLQDADREVRKKAASAFTKGLKPHQPLLAYIFNMIKTDLASDCELRGYKNAEQPRHMDNKITQKSVDALIKSAESSFHLVQEYYEQKAKLLGLEELFEYDRYAPLEASSSKYDFETSKQIVLDAFKKFNPKFYEIASLAFEKGWIDVFPKDKKRGGAFSHPATPSTHPYVLLNHTDTRRDLFTLAHELGHAIHQYLSRDVGYLGSDTPLTTSETASVFAEMLVFDAIKDGLSATEKRSLYASKIEDIFSTLYRQINFTTFERKVHAHEGELDLATFNNYWMQESQKMFGKSITLSKDYTMWWSYIPHFIHSPFYCYAYSYGQLLVLALYGLYKKSDKVTFVQNYINFLSAGGSQSPKELIKHFGFDIEDEHFWQLGISEIESLLKEFKGMCDA, encoded by the coding sequence ATTTTGAATTGGGATCTCTCATCACTCTACGAAAATGAAGCGTTATTGGAAGCAGATTTGAAAGATGCTGCAGCGCGCGCAAAAAGCTTTGAATCGGTTTATAAGGGTAAACTCAAAGAGTTGCATGTCAACGAATTTTTAGAATCGATCAGAGAGTATGAAGCAATCAATGAAAAACTTGGTCGTATCATGACCTATGCGTTTTTAAAATTTGCCACCAATAGTGACAATGGTGGTTTTTATGCCAAATATCAACAAGCACATACGAATATTGCTGAAAATCTTCTCTTTTTTGAACTTGAATTTAACAAACTCTCTAAACCAAAGCAAGAAGAATTTATTGCATCTTCTTCAATGTATAAATATTATCTAGAATCATTGATGGAAGAAAAACCGTATCAACTGAGTCAAAAAGAAGAACGCATTCTCTTAAAAAAAGAGATGACATCCGCTTCTGCATTTAGTAGACTTTTTGATGAACATTTCAGCCGTATGAAATTTGTTTATGAAGGTCAAAAACTCTCTGAAGAAGAGATTTTGAGTAAACTTCAAGATGCCGATCGTGAGGTAAGAAAAAAAGCAGCCAGTGCTTTTACAAAAGGGCTTAAACCACACCAACCGTTACTCGCATATATTTTTAATATGATTAAAACGGATCTTGCGAGTGATTGTGAGCTGCGTGGGTATAAAAATGCAGAACAACCACGCCATATGGACAATAAAATTACACAAAAAAGCGTTGATGCTTTGATTAAAAGTGCAGAGAGTAGTTTTCATCTTGTCCAAGAGTATTATGAACAAAAAGCAAAATTATTGGGCTTAGAAGAGCTTTTTGAGTACGATCGTTATGCTCCGCTCGAAGCTTCTAGCAGCAAGTACGATTTTGAAACGTCTAAACAGATTGTATTGGATGCATTTAAAAAGTTCAATCCTAAATTTTATGAGATTGCCTCATTGGCATTTGAAAAAGGCTGGATTGATGTTTTCCCAAAAGATAAAAAAAGAGGTGGTGCGTTTTCACACCCTGCAACACCTTCAACCCATCCATATGTGCTTTTAAATCATACCGATACCAGACGAGATTTATTTACATTAGCCCATGAATTGGGACATGCTATTCATCAGTATCTCTCACGTGATGTTGGGTATCTTGGAAGTGACACACCTCTTACAACATCAGAAACAGCATCGGTTTTTGCTGAAATGCTCGTGTTTGATGCGATTAAAGATGGACTCAGTGCGACTGAAAAACGCTCGTTATATGCAAGTAAAATTGAAGATATTTTCTCAACACTCTATCGCCAAATCAATTTTACTACCTTTGAGCGTAAAGTTCATGCTCACGAAGGCGAGCTTGATCTTGCGACGTTCAATAACTACTGGATGCAAGAGAGCCAAAAAATGTTTGGCAAAAGCATAACACTGAGCAAAGATTATACGATGTGGTGGAGTTATATTCCTCATTTTATTCATTCACCATTTTATTGCTATGCTTACAGTTATGGACAACTACTTGTTTTAGCACTCTATGGTTTGTACAAAAAAAGCGATAAAGTAACTTTTGTACAAAACTACATCAACTTTTTAAGTGCAGGTGGAAGTCAAAGCCCTAAAGAGCTTATTAAACATTTTGGTTTTGATATTGAAGATGAGCATTTTTGGCAGTTAGGTATAAGCGAAATAGAATCCCTCTTGAAAGAGTTTAAAGGAATGTGTGATGCTTGA